The following is a genomic window from Onthophagus taurus isolate NC chromosome 1, IU_Otau_3.0, whole genome shotgun sequence.
CTCGAAAGCTCCTATGAAAAAAGCAACTAAGAAAAcgcaaaaaatagaaaatcagCTATTTACTCGAGAGAGAAGGAATAAGACATAATAAATACGACGATAGATGGAAAAGATCGAATGTTATAACAACAGAAAAAtggacaaaaaattaaaaggataAAAAGGGAAAAATCCACAACATATTGCCTGAAGAATCTTCAAATacagaattttattaatagacATATAGCGGGCGTTTGTGTGATCAGGTGCTACGTTCATATGAGAACGCACACAGTTTTTTACTGTCACAGGTTTATACccattattaaagttaaaaaatgtttaaggtTTGCTATTtatgaaaacttttataaacaCGTGtacaatttatataatattatgtGTCCATCTGCAATAACTTAGTCGACCCTTATTCTAATATGAATGtgaatcaaacaaaaaaattcaccaaatatgttcaaattgtaataacctaatataaaatgaaagcGTGAGGgattaaataatattgaaatcGTTTTAGGAATATGTAGTAAGGATATAAGGGGAAATGTAAGGAGTTTTGCAATAAAACGAGCAAAGCATCAAACAGATTCAATCCCGCAGCTATTGCGGGAAACCGGACGTAGTCAGCAGTACGTCGTATTATCAATGGTACTTTGTGATTCAACGCTTGCACAGTGGTACATAGTCTATGACTTCCACGATTTGTACAACTAAGAACACAACTTCAAATTAAATGCTAAGAGCCAAGGGAGTATATTAAGTCGTTACAGGTGAGATTGCGAAATAAACAATCAATAAGTACTACTAACAACAAGTACGTTGGGAATTGTGCGGAAACGACAGAATTGGAAACTTAAACagttaaaattgaaacaaataagaCGATTTTACACCAGAGTTTTCATCAAtatcgaagaaattaaagaatgtaGAGATAATATCGTTACAAAGATTCCCAGTGGACGACCAATTACATTTTGGCAACAACTTCCAGTAAgaaattacaagaaaataaagCACTTTGCTGTAATAAGTCGTCGGGCAAACAAGAAATTatgcaataaattattttgagttCAGATGTAGATTTAAACGTCGAATTTATACAGTTGGATTTTGAATAGTGGTGTTTGACTTTCAATAAGACCTAGTTTTCGTCGTTTAAAGAACAAGACCAACGACATATCATAGTTGGAAATAGAGAAAAGTTGAGAATAAGAGGCATGTATACAATGAACGATGTGTGGTGAGATCCTAAATTGATAAAGAATCTGTTCTGCGAAGGTTCAGTTATCAAAAGAGGAATGGAGTGCAAGCCATTGTTCGAATAGTTGGGAATAGTTACGAATTTGTACAAGCGGGTTATAAGAGCCACACTTTCTGAAGTGAATGTGAGTTCATTATTAAGTTTAATCTATCATTTATACCAATATTTCAACTTAGTCCTTCGCGTTTTTCATTGGAATTCTAATTGATTCGCAATTCGTTGACACCCAAGTCAGCAAAGATCATGGCATAGAAAAAATGAGTTGAAATATTACCTATTATATTGCTGCAATTACCCATAGGATATCGAGATAACCTCTTTGTAAGAAAACAATGAATGTATGGCAACCCCATTAGACAACCCTGGTGTGTCCCCAATTACTCAGTTTGTTGCTGACGACTGTTCTTATTAGagtataaaaagtttaatgtAAGAGAAGTAAATCGTTATTACTAGGTagattaataacaaaattcgcAAGAAAAATGGCAATAACAAATGGTTTGTAGAAGTAGCTGAAAGGCTATCAAGTGAATATTTTCATCTTATTCAATATCACATATTTGATGTACATGAACAGaatgttttgtaaattattatgaaagatttgAATTTGAATAAATACACCAGAGAAAGACTTCGTTCCTAGATGTTTTGCTTATTCAGTCATTCCATGGATACAGATACAGAGTGTTACTTAACTATCGTATccaacgtcatcattgcaagtatgcaaccaatatcacaatatACGCGATTTGTGTATtacactgtgatattggttgcttacttgcaatgatgacgtcgggtacgataattaattaacacactgtatattgttgggttaaaaattttattgatttatatacTTATACATTTTATTGGCTGCTGTCACAGATAAATCGCAAACGTTTATGTTCACGATATGTGGGATAAAAAGCGCAGCTTAatactttataattttatagttGTACAATGTCAGGAAAGAAATGATATTCAATGATCAACAGAAATATCGCTGGACATACTACTTTTATCATATAATCACGAATCTTGGGAAAGTAACTATTGAATTGTTGCCAGGTGACAACATTCTTGAATAttctttttgaaaagttattgAGTCATGGTTACTTGTAGGTATTCTCAACAAAATATCTGCCTTGACAAATACTGGTACAATTAGAATGAATAAGCCAGAAATTTCTGCGCAATAAACTGCTATTGTGCTATCTGTACATCAACATAGTCTCTTGATAGAAATTACTTTGCTGTAATGTTATCTTATTCTTAATGAACCAGCATTACAAATGGAAAGCCTAATGTAATCATTCATTATATCAAAACAAAGGGTTGAACCATTAAACTTTCCAGACATTAATGGTACAGCAGTAAATAGCTGGCTAAATTTGTTACACGAAATATTTGATCATGCCATCAAAGATTGCATTTTACTAAATGGTTTAGATCCTTTAGGAGCGTAAAGCCAAAAAACTGCCTTAAATACTTAGGTActtataacatttttcttgaATCGCCGACTGATGAGATATTCATCCTTTTTCTTAGGactcataaaaaataaaatgactaCCAACATCAACAATCAAACGTTTTTCAAATTCACTTTATGAATTTAGAATTTTTCTTGAGTTGTCGAGTAAgacgcaaattaaaaaaaaataataagaactaactttattttaacactCTGTATACATTACATATTACTGTTGTGTCCCCATTTTCCATTTCTCAAGAGTGTTACATAATAACGGTGTGATATTGCAAGGGAGGTAACAAACATTCGAGTTTGAGGACGGACGAAGGGGTTGAATGGGGGGTTGTAGGCGGGTACTAAATCACGCGGCCGAGTTTACAGCGCCCCTGTGTCGTTCCAGAGGTGCACTTCGCCTGACGGATACCTAACAAACCCCCAATTAACGGGCAGCAATTATGAGAGCGATTGCTACCACCCTGCTTCGTCTACTCCCCAACCCCAAAACAACCTCGACTctctttaaaaacttaaagaGTTTCTAAAACATTCCTTTTGAGGTGGTCTATTTTTTGTATTCGTGAATTTCGTGTCACTCATTTGACGTTAAGTTTAAATAGACATATGTAATATGTAATattcaagaaaatttattgttgatGTTCGGGAAAAATTTAGAACAGTAAATTTTACGTACTTTAAGAACATACATAATCCGAATATGGCAAATATTGATCggagaaattattttttaagtactCTAATTGAGAGTTTAATTGCTTCCACTCCAAATTTAACTTCCGGTGAgttcaaatcaattttaattttatttttttaggttacatagtttattatattttttttaaacatcgcTTTTCTAAACGGCTTTAAAATGACAAATAATGAATTAAGTTACGATGACAAGACGCTTTTGTCACCGTCCAAAGTGATTGATTAGGTCGAGTTTTGTCGGCTTTGTCACCACCAAACTTCAACCCAAATGTATTTTGCACAATTTTACTCTTTTAATCAAGTTCATCGAACACGCACAAAAAgacatattttttcataaaaaaactaCTTTAAAAGAGCTCCCAAATATTTTCGTCAATAGTTCTTATACAAGTGTTCTTGAATTACAGACATACATATTATTAGCTATTTATTTAgaccattttaaagaaaaaagttgaaCATGAGACACATtgtaaaacaaaattgttgctaaatcgattaattatTGCATCTATTAAAATTGGTACACCGACCTTGGAACAttcaatttacaataaattaatgtgtACGACAATAATTTGAAACAATGTTACATTCTACATACTCCCGGCACATCCTTTCTGTCtacttatgaatttttttcattatgcCACAAAGTTGTGATGAATTGTCTCGTAAAATGTATCGTAGTTGAGAACATAagaacacttttattttaCCTTTATACAATAACCATATTCATAATACAAGGGTTAAAAAAGAAAGCAAAGCTCCTCTTTCTCAAATACTCCCACTTTTATAGCCAATTTTGATTCAGCCACGTTCTGATTGCTCGGACTCGATCGACTCCCCAATGAGATGATTGGATCATGACTTACATGATTTGCATGATGTTATGCTAAACGGTCAGCGTAACAGTCTCTCCTCGAAGAGGCTTACTAGACAGAATCATAACGATTGTTTAGGAGGTGCAGATTGGATATCCTGAAGGATTATTGGCATATATGTTGGTCCAGGAACTATGATATGTGATGCGATCCATAGATGACCAAACGGAACCTTTATACCTTTTCTAGGTTTCATTATCCTGGGAAATCACACCAGGGGTTGTTCTTGTCCAGCATATCGTTGTCTATATCAACCTTTATTTAAGTGATCTCATCTACTTCGGTAACTTCTATATTAAGATTATAGGATTGGATTTTTCCGAGTTAAGTTCCACTTCCCAGACTCATACTCCAATAGGAGCCCAGCCAAAGTCTCACTGGTGGCGGCATTGCATTGGCCGTTGACGTTAATCAAGCCCGTATAGACATGATGAAAGTAGAAGGGTACCCAACTAGCTAAGTTAGGcatacattttcatattttttgtatCCTCCACTCGGATGGACTCACTTGAGGGTTATATATCGGTATTGGACATTACAGACTAACGAACTTACGAACTGCGCTATACTAATCTATACAAGTAAATTGTTTTCGTTCATTATCGGTGACAAATGCTGGAGGGGATAGCATGGAAGGAGTTATTCTTTGATAATGCGCATTATTTAACTCGCTTTGTTGTCCGGTATAGCAAATGATAGAACCCATAAACTAACCAGTTCGGAAATGGAAAAAATGGCTTTCCAGAGGAAACCATCCCATACCagactttttgtaattttcttttcgataTGCTTTTTAACTCCCGACTTAAAAAGTATTCTATGTAGTGACCCTTTGTATAACTAATAACCAAAAGTTGAAGTAGTATGAACGTAAATATGGCAACTTCTCGTTATCTATTGGGTCCAGGTTGTAATCTTCCTCTAACGGttgttgaaaagaaatttcagAAGTTCATTTTACTCTCGTTCTGGAATAATAACAGGAACCATTGGGTAAGCTTACCGTTCTTCTTTTTGAGATAGTTGAAACGTACGCTGACGTTCAGTTGTCAGTGCGAAGTATTAAGTTGTCGGTTCATATAATTTCAAGTCATTCTTGTTCATTGGTGTGTAAATGACCAAGCCCAAGGCGATGTTATCATCCGTTGAATGATGATGAGTGTCACTCCATCAGGTGTCGTGAACGCTGTGAGAAGTTTTGATTCTTTTACCATGGGGAATTGCCATCTTGCATGATAACATGGATCTAGTAGTTAGTACTAGTTACTACTATAGTAGTCATCCATATTAATCCACACAAAACTTTTCTTGTTAGAGAAGTATTGATGTGGTACCATCCCTTTTTCGACATCATTAGCAATTTTAGTAGAATTACTATTTTCAACGATGGTGCggagaaaagaaaacaatatccTTTGAATTCTCTTGGATGCCGATTTTGAAGTTGTTCAAGGTCAAGTGGGTTGGACCCCTTAAGTAGGGAATGTACAATCTTCAAGTCTAGATCGATGGATCTAGATAGTCAACATATTTCGTCCATATTACTGACCCAGAGATactgatttttgttaatacatCGAGTAAACTCAATCTGCTAAACGAGGAAGCTGGCGTTCATTAACAGGTTGACTGGCACagctatttttattgcactgccaaaattattttgtgtGCCGTATGTGGTACACGTTTCAATTTCGTTTTGGAATTAATGAATACCATTATAGGTACTCAACCGAATACACTTCAAATATGTGATGAAAGATACacatacaataatttttatatggaGATTCATTCTGTAGCCTCACGAATTATTCTGGTTAGTTTAACAACTGGCTGAATTTTTGGCAGATTGTGCATTTGATCCAAACTTGAGGTGTATCTTATTGAGCTAGGTTTTTTCGTATTTGGTTGCAATACCTTTATAACATTGAGTACAACGTTTCCTTTGTTTTGTAATTCGTGCTGCGTTTATAGTTCGTTTTGTCAATAAGTCTCTAACAAACGCTAACACTATaccactttaatttttttattttaaattgctaTTCCGTTTAAGGATTTTCAACTGGGGGTGTTGTATGAGGTCATTTGGTCTGCGtcattaataaatgatttaccATTATTATATTCGATGACTGCTTGCGGTTTAATTGTGTCTCCACCTGTTTGAGTGACCATGGCTGTTGTTGCTAGGTGTTTTGTGCTTACCATTAGTACATCCATACGGTCTCTCCACTTTGGTACCGTAAATATACAAGACgaaaaaatgtataacaaCAAAGTAGAAGATAATCTCATATTCATCAATAAAAAGCACCATGTAAATATACCTCATGGCCTTAAGGACAATACTTAAAAAACTGTGGTTTTCATAAACCAGCTTATGTGTAGCAGAAACTGTAAGAAACGGTACACATGGCAGTTAACCtgttaagatatttttttttgtactctTTTCCCCTGATGATCTCGTTCGAAATATTTGCTGTTGAGGTAAGCCAAGATCCTTGAGTGATTGTACCTTTTGATGAAGTGTGCTTTAAACTCATCGACTTTGAGTTGCTTATATGAGATGGTAATGTTCAACTTCTTTTCTTATAATTACATGAGGAGCTTTGATCCATGTCTGTGTCTGAccagttattttttatacattgtaaattagaataaaacaatactttTTCTGGTCCTTCTATATCCTTCTACAGGATgatttttcaatgaaaattaatataactgTTTGGTGAAAACCCCTTCTCCTCTAAGTTATAGCCCTCTAATGTTAAGGGTAAAAATCTGCAGCTTTCTtatctcttgacattttacaactaacaaattgttagtttgattacagaaaataaaataatgctgaaatcaatttgacataacttcatttctttgactaataataaccaatctcTGAATTAATTTACCTGagcctgtatattattttatttttttgtgatcaaactaacaattttacgaaaaaatattaagagacaaaaaagttgcgtATTGAATCTTACTATTTCaatcaagttttaaaaagttatatgaaagaccCTTAAATGCATCAACTTAGAATACACCTGTATATCTATATGTCCTTCTATATAGAATgactataaaaaattttgtttttattctaattCACATCATATTCTTTTCTTATGTTTGAATACATCAACctcatttacttttatttatgacaaaaaaagcttttatttgttgttacaGAAATCTGTTAATAACTATGTGTGGTTCGTCAAATGCAGCCTCAAATTATGCTAATGATGAGCCacattaatcattttaatgaaAGGGTAAACTTAGCCTGCTCTATTTTATAACATGACGAGTTGTTGTAATACATGGTAAATTGgtttcaaataataacaattagcaaTAGTTTGCAAATAATGAAATTAGATCTCAAAGTTGCAACATAGGTGTCTATTCAATCTGTAATTCAGGAATAGGTACctgtaaataaattgaaaaaaaattatacaaaataaaacgattgattataaattatggaaaatattatatattagtTTATTGATGATGCAGTATTTTAttagaattagaaattaatacattattgTCAAACAGATCTGTGAAGTGCCGACGCCCAACACCGACTGACGTCACGTCGCTTGGCAACCACCGGTCTCGAGGTGACGTCACGGTAGTACAGGCGCGGGAGCTTTAATGGTTCAGATTTAGATCGGTTACCCCACATCCGGCGGCAGTTAAGGCCCCAGTTTACACCCCGCTGGTTATATCGCCGAAGGAGTTTTTACGACCCCGGCCGCAATTGTTTTTACCTTTTCCAAGTTCACGACGACACCATTTGGGCCTCGTATGTGTATTACACTTGAACACCGCATAAAAAAAGccattttaaacgattttattgccatattttattaattaaaacaggggaattttatgataaacttttttaaattgattgcAAACAATGCAGCCAAccttgaaaaattaattccaCTAGATTTGTTCGAAAATAATTGTTTGTCATTTACGAGTTAACTGTAAAGGGATAAAAATAGATGTATCCTAAAAggcataaataaaaaaaaggggGACAAAAAGGAAAAACGAGGAAAATTTGTCCCAGTTTCCCACAGGAACGCGTGACGCAAGTGGTTGGTTAGCCTTAGGGGGATAATCAAGTACGCATGCGTCAAGTAGTAGCGTTCGTtggtcaccaaaatgtcaacaAACCCAgaaacctaacctcaaaactattttcaaatttatctttaaaaactgTTACGGTTTCAAGTTTCAAATTATATTATGCAACAATTAGAAAATTGCacgtgaataaaaaaaaagaaataaataaaatcatgtcTCATCGAGTACACGGTACCGCGAATAACATGAATATTGACGTCGTACACTGCGAAGGTTACGCCACGAGACTTCAACAACGCAAGAAACAAGACGTACATGGTGGTAAAGCGCAGCCCATGATGGCAATAACGAGGGGCGAACGAGCCACTTCTAGACCGAAATCAGTCATCCAGCAGTTGCAGCAATCACAACAAGTGTCGCGACCGAGAACTACCAACGTCCGTAGACCAAATGAGGCCTTCAAAAGTGAACCAACAACCAGTAGCGTAGTCCACAAAGAATTGTATACTGATAATCCAGCCCTTGTCGAGGTTACAGTGAAAACTCACAATATAAAACAACGTTCCAGGTCGAATAGTGTAAATAAACGCGAACCGTGGAGTAAACTGTTGAAGAATGAGGGAAGTTATGAAAATGTTTCTTCTTTTACGAACTTTGACCCGATTCGGACGTTACATTTTATAGCTAAAGAGTTACATAGCAAGTTATTAGATAGTTTACCAAGTAAGTTGTTtcagtttaaataaaaattactttttcatggtttttattaatgttatatagACGATAAAAGCATTCAACAAATGGTAATAGACATGCAAGTAGCTTTAAGTAGAATTCCTCCAGAAGTAGCATCATGTGTAGCTCTACATTTAGACAGCCCACCTGTAAATATGGTACAAAAAGAAACATCCACAGAAAGCCTTAAATATGCACCTTACGTAAAAGAAGTAagcaaataaaaaacataatttaaataattaaaaaatatttttagtatgACGACATCCCAATACAAGTTGTAAAAGCACCAACGTTTGATAAAAGTTGTCAAACAATAAGAACAAATTACATAGAAGcagataaatttcaaaaacatttagaAGAAAGTTCAGCTAAAATTGAAACCGCATGTAAACAAATGGAAAATGTTTGTACTCGCTTAAAAtcagaaaaagaagaattagAAATTATGTTAAGAGCCGAAAAAGAAACCGTTAAGTTTTTAAGGAAACAAATGGAGGAATGTGAAtatgaaaaagtaaaaatacacattaattaataataattattataataattgttgtaatATATTTTAGACTGAAGctacaaatacaaaattaataacactTCAACAAGAACGAGATAGTTATCACTTACAagtaaaaagattaaaagctCAAATAGAATCTAATCAATCAAATTCAGCTCAAGAGTTAAAAGCTGTTGTACAAGAATTGcgtaaacaaaaaactttagCAGATGAACAAATAGCGcttttaaatcataatttaaCATTGACCACCATGGAAAAGGAAAAATTTGTTGCAATCCTTTCAGCTAGAGATAGGCAAATCAAGGAAATACGAGGCGAAATGTCGCAATTGCAAGAAGTCGTAAACGAGCAGTTGGCAGATCTCCAAAATTCACCTTCCTCCATAACTTCAAGCATCACGAATATTACAAGTAAcggaaaattaattgaaagtaaaaaaatttaaattaattttattttatagatgattggatgaataaaaataaagatattacTCAAAATTCGGACACTACAGTTCAAGAACCACTAGCTCATCATATGTATAGAGAAAAAGTATTTAGAGAGTGTCCATCTGGTGATAGTACAATGGTTTTTAAAGAGAGAGAGCGAAAAGATGTTCATAAAaaagtgaattattttttcatttattaattaggtGTCTTTTTAATGTTTGATCTTTTTTAGATGGACCAACCGAATGAAATTCAAAGTAATATTCGAGATATGTTtgctgaaataaaaaaacaagcTCTTATGGTGACCACAAATCATGAGGACGAAGGTTTTCGGCAAGAACAACCCAGATGATTTATCTGTTATGTAAAAAGATTAGATTTTGTAAATGAAAGTAATCTAAAATGTACCAAAAGcttgaaaatatcttattaACCAATAAAGTCTCCATCTCAGTTTATAACGACGATACTTAATTTGTTAtgtgatataattttattgtaattccATAAATAGTGATATTAAAgtacttatttttaatatgtagtGTTTCTAAAATGTATCCTCGGTCATTTTGTTTCTAATAGTGGTTGTTTCATATAAACAAATTACATCcgaattcattaaattaagtGTATGTGATACtgtaattaatgatttattttgtacTCAATTAGTAAAGTaattaatgaaacattttattttacaatttaacaGAATCCAACTCAAATATTTACACAATCTATTGATTAAATGTTAAGAGCGACATGTCGCTCTAGTGTATTGAGTATGTTTTGGTACTAAAAACTGCccaattttgataattataatCGTGGAATGAATCCAATgatataagaattaaaaaatggaaatgtaaaaattatttgttgtcttttctaaattaaaaaatatcaaaagaaTAATTGGTTGAAAATTATATGacgtttttacaattttaacacACTGACTGAATATCATATAGAGATCTATCACTGTGAGGTATCTACAGGCataaagtataataaaaaatatagtgGTGTAATGATAAGTTGGCAAAACACTTCAGGTTGgcgtattaaaaaaatacatttttaataaaataaaaaatgtaataattccATTCTAACACATTTCCATAAAAAGCTAACTGATTACAGTAATTAAACCATTAAGATCCTAATCGAATGTAGgtataacaataatatttattaaagacgataaaatcatttataacaataaacgAAACTGTAACATCAATTTCATCATGCAAGAAAGTCGTATCGTATTATTGATATGATCAAAATTGACACGACAGTGTTTTAAACTGTTAAGTCTTTTACGGAAAAGTACTCTcatacatttataaatataatttattgcacCAACAGGCATGAGTCCAATAACAAAGGTTCGTTCAACGATGCACTTGCTAAATTTTCAGAGTTCGCTGTTGTATAATCATGTAAATGGCAACAATTGGGAATGTGAAAAGCAAAGAGATTAATAATGGTGTCAGTGCTACCACCGTTCGACATTGTGCTGGCTGGATAATCCTCATAATTCGCAAAAACCTAATTTTTTCGGATAGTCTATTTCCGCGGCACCGACACctgttaattctttttgacaGTAAAAGTATaacttgatttttttgtacaatCTGTAGTAGTAAACTGTGTTTATCCAGAATTTTATAGCACCTTTTATATAACCTTCAAAAGAGCAGCATATAAATTAGTAAAGTTGACTCATCCAAAACATAGCAAAGATCAGGATGAATGTTTGTATCCAAGGACTTGCATTTTTGGAGGGTACAAATAACTTCATTACAAGTACgaattagtaattatttatagcaACTTCAATGATAGATGTAAACTCGCTTAGATTAACATATGGAAAGACAAATATCAAATCATTATGAGGTGATGTGATTAACTTGCTCTAATTTGTTGAAACTAGCTATATTATTAAGCAGACGCCAATTAGAAAAGAAGGCTAGCGGATGATCTACAGAACTaatctaaaactaataaataaaatgatatatatttaaagcgatttttgatgaaatgaaGACGAGTACGACACTTTAGTCAGCCACTGCATTCTATAAGCACGTCACCCATGGCGATCTACTTTAAATAGTGTATAAGACTATATAACCAATTATAGCTATACCCAATCCAACCCGACTTATTGTGGAAAACAACAGGAAGATAATAGCTTGGAAGAAGTGCTTGGGTAACCTTcaatagtaagaaaaaaatatcagCATTGGTTTCAGAAGGATTCTAACTCATTCAACTTTCCGTCGACAAATTTGTACTAACAAAGTCAACCCAGTTATTAAGTATGCAGTGAACCAATCATTGTAAAGTGGACGTCCCAAAAGTATTCGAACGTaacattataaattataaatgttCAAGGTACAATGATTAGGAGAACCAGGAAAGTCAAGTTACGAGATTAGCATTGGAAATCAAAATCGTGCAGACAAGTGGTTTAAGATTTTCCACCTGGACCTGGGATTGAAGCCGTAGTACATTTAAATGATACCTACCTTTTCTGATACTGACAAAATTGCACTTGTACGATCTGCACAAGTATTATTAGAAATGATGACACTATTTTAGTGTTTTAGTGCTTTaaatttctaaagattttgAGAATAGGAT
Proteins encoded in this region:
- the LOC111428834 gene encoding uncharacterized protein isoform X2 translates to MANIDRRNYFLSTLIESLIASTPNLTSGYATRLQQRKKQDVHGGKAQPMMAITRGERATSRPKSVIQQLQQSQQVSRPRTTNVRRPNEAFKSEPTTSSVVHKELYTDNPALVEVTVKTHNIKQRSRSNSVNKREPWSKLLKNEGSYENVSSFTNFDPIRTLHFIAKELHSKLLDSLPNDKSIQQMVIDMQVALSRIPPEVASCVALHLDSPPVNMVQKETSTESLKYAPYVKEYDDIPIQVVKAPTFDKSCQTIRTNYIEADKFQKHLEESSAKIETACKQMENVCTRLKSEKEELEIMLRAEKETVKFLRKQMEECEYEKTEATNTKLITLQQERDSYHLQVKRLKAQIESNQSNSAQELKAVVQELRKQKTLADEQIALLNHNLTLTTMEKEKFVAILSARDRQIKEIRGEMSQLQEVVNEQLADLQNSPSSITSSITNITNDWMNKNKDITQNSDTTVQEPLAHHMYREKVFRECPSGDSTMVFKERERKDVHKKMDQPNEIQSNIRDMFAEIKKQALMVTTNHEDEGFRQEQPR
- the LOC111428834 gene encoding uncharacterized protein isoform X3 — its product is MANIDRRNYFLSTLIESLIASTPNLTSGYATRLQQRKKQDVHGGKAQPMMAITRGERATSRPKSVIQQLQQSQQVSRPRTTNVRRPNEAFKSEPTTSSVVHKELSNSVNKREPWSKLLKNEGSYENVSSFTNFDPIRTLHFIAKELHSKLLDSLPNDKSIQQMVIDMQVALSRIPPEVASCVALHLDSPPVNMVQKETSTESLKYAPYVKEYDDIPIQVVKAPTFDKSCQTIRTNYIEADKFQKHLEESSAKIETACKQMENVCTRLKSEKEELEIMLRAEKETVKFLRKQMEECEYEKTEATNTKLITLQQERDSYHLQVKRLKAQIESNQSNSAQELKAVVQELRKQKTLADEQIALLNHNLTLTTMEKEKFVAILSARDRQIKEIRGEMSQLQEVVNEQLADLQNSPSSITSSITNITNDWMNKNKDITQNSDTTVQEPLAHHMYREKVFRECPSGDSTMVFKERERKDVHKKMDQPNEIQSNIRDMFAEIKKQALMVTTNHEDEGFRQEQPR
- the LOC111428834 gene encoding uncharacterized protein isoform X1 is translated as MSHRVHGTANNMNIDVVHCEGYATRLQQRKKQDVHGGKAQPMMAITRGERATSRPKSVIQQLQQSQQVSRPRTTNVRRPNEAFKSEPTTSSVVHKELYTDNPALVEVTVKTHNIKQRSRSNSVNKREPWSKLLKNEGSYENVSSFTNFDPIRTLHFIAKELHSKLLDSLPNDKSIQQMVIDMQVALSRIPPEVASCVALHLDSPPVNMVQKETSTESLKYAPYYDDIPIQVVKAPTFDKSCQTIRTNYIEADKFQKHLEESSAKIETACKQMENVCTRLKSEKEELEIMLRAEKETVKFLRKQMEECEYEKTEATNTKLITLQQERDSYHLQVKRLKAQIESNQSNSAQELKAVVQELRKQKTLADEQIALLNHNLTLTTMEKEKFVAILSARDRQIKEIRGEMSQLQEVVNEQLADLQNSPSSITSSITNITNDWMNKNKDITQNSDTTVQEPLAHHMYREKVFRECPSGDSTMVFKERERKDVHKKMDQPNEIQSNIRDMFAEIKKQALMVTTNHEDEGFRQEQPR